A stretch of the Nosocomiicoccus ampullae genome encodes the following:
- a CDS encoding MFS transporter — MKFTSFRARFIVLSIIVCISGFSQGMLLPLISFIFESRGVSATLSGFHTAGLYLGVFVSSFFIEAPLRKYGYQKLVIFGGVVVAVSLFLFPILDSIMFWFILRIIIGIADNVLHMSTQTWLTSTTPQHKIGKVIAVYGLFFSLGFMIGPKVADLVVFGTHVPFVLSSVVTMMAWPLIFTLKGASEAKPASNNVPITFLSTLTNFKTVIVFGWAALMFPMLYGFYESSLNSNFPVFALRNGFEISQITWILPMFNLGAILFQLPIGSLGDRMGRGRLLTWLVSIGSVGFLLMELNKESFVMLTVLFALTGIVCGSMYSLGLGYLTDVIPKTHIAAGNLLISMIFSIGSIIGPVLGGALIGVSGGTLYFSFFTAVMILVLIGNVIFQHQLKNRMNS; from the coding sequence ATGAAATTTACTAGTTTCAGAGCACGCTTCATCGTACTATCCATTATCGTATGTATTAGTGGTTTCTCTCAAGGTATGTTACTTCCATTAATATCATTTATATTTGAATCACGCGGTGTGAGTGCAACATTAAGTGGATTTCATACAGCTGGATTATACCTTGGTGTATTCGTTTCTAGCTTCTTTATAGAAGCACCACTTAGAAAGTATGGCTATCAAAAACTTGTTATTTTCGGCGGAGTCGTCGTCGCAGTATCTTTATTTTTATTCCCAATTTTAGATTCGATAATGTTTTGGTTTATTTTACGTATTATTATTGGTATTGCGGATAACGTATTACATATGTCGACACAAACTTGGTTAACATCCACAACTCCTCAACACAAAATCGGAAAAGTCATTGCCGTTTATGGATTATTCTTTTCTTTAGGATTTATGATTGGACCGAAAGTTGCAGACTTAGTTGTATTTGGTACACATGTACCATTTGTACTTTCGAGTGTGGTAACAATGATGGCTTGGCCACTTATATTTACACTTAAAGGTGCGAGTGAGGCAAAACCTGCGAGTAACAATGTACCAATTACATTTTTATCAACATTAACAAATTTTAAAACCGTGATCGTCTTCGGATGGGCAGCACTTATGTTCCCTATGTTATACGGTTTTTATGAAAGTTCTTTAAACTCAAACTTTCCAGTATTCGCACTTAGAAATGGTTTTGAAATTAGCCAAATCACATGGATTTTACCAATGTTTAACTTAGGTGCGATTCTATTCCAACTTCCAATTGGTTCACTTGGTGACCGAATGGGACGTGGCCGCTTACTTACATGGTTAGTCTCAATTGGAAGTGTTGGATTTTTACTAATGGAATTAAACAAAGAATCATTTGTAATGCTTACAGTTTTATTTGCCTTAACAGGAATCGTTTGTGGTTCAATGTATAGTTTAGGCTTAGGCTATTTAACTGATGTCATTCCTAAAACACATATTGCAGCAGGAAACTTATTAATTAGTATGATTTTCTCAATCGGAAGTATTATTGGACCTGTACTCGGTGGAGCGTTAATCGGAGTATCTGGTGGTACACTGTACTTCTCTTTCTTTACTGCGGTAATGATTCTCGTACTTATTGGAAATGTTATATTCCAACACCAACTGAAAAATAGAATGAATTCATAA
- a CDS encoding manganese-dependent inorganic pyrophosphatase has protein sequence MTVKIFGHKNPDTDTITSAIVTATIEKELGGDAKAYRLGEINKETEYALNYFNVEVPELLESVNDTDEVMLVDHNEFQQSADGIEQATITSVIDHHRVANFETDAPLYFRAEPVGCTATILNKIYKENNIEITKEMAGLMMSAIISDTLLLKSPTTTKQDEEALHELSTIADVNYETYGLDMLKAGASTKDKSAKTLITGDAKSFDMNDNHVRIAQVNVVDLEELFERKQELTEEMQKESNEENYDLFILVVTDILASDSRVIAIGENNTVIERAFDVALDDNEALLTGVVSRKKQVVPNIEKAFKSLYE, from the coding sequence ATGACAGTTAAAATTTTCGGACATAAAAATCCAGATACAGATACGATTACGTCAGCGATTGTCACAGCGACAATTGAAAAAGAACTGGGCGGAGATGCGAAAGCTTACCGCCTCGGTGAAATTAACAAAGAGACAGAATATGCATTAAATTACTTCAACGTAGAAGTACCAGAATTACTTGAATCTGTAAATGATACTGATGAAGTAATGCTCGTTGACCATAACGAATTTCAACAGTCCGCAGACGGTATCGAACAAGCGACAATTACTAGTGTTATTGATCATCACCGCGTAGCGAACTTTGAAACGGACGCACCACTCTACTTTAGAGCTGAACCTGTTGGGTGTACTGCGACTATTTTAAATAAGATTTATAAAGAAAATAATATCGAAATTACAAAAGAAATGGCTGGACTTATGATGTCAGCGATTATCTCTGATACTTTATTATTAAAATCACCAACGACGACAAAACAAGATGAAGAAGCACTTCATGAACTTTCAACAATCGCAGATGTCAACTATGAAACGTACGGTTTAGATATGCTTAAAGCAGGCGCTTCTACGAAAGATAAAAGCGCAAAGACACTAATTACAGGTGACGCAAAGTCATTTGATATGAATGATAATCACGTGCGTATTGCACAAGTAAACGTTGTTGACTTAGAAGAATTATTCGAAAGAAAACAAGAGCTGACTGAAGAAATGCAAAAAGAAAGTAACGAAGAAAACTATGATCTATTCATTTTAGTCGTTACTGATATTTTAGCATCGGACTCAAGAGTAATTGCGATTGGGGAAAACAACACAGTTATTGAACGTGCATTTGACGTTGCGTTAGATGATAACGAAGCTTTATTAACAGGCGTCGTGTCACGTAAAAAACAAGTTGTTCCAAACATCGAAAAAGCTTTTAAATCATTATATGAATAA
- a CDS encoding alpha-amylase, whose amino-acid sequence MKKKTIIILLILMIILFIPVVDKTSQSERVIIDNTSREIIHPDCFDENEHSNWIDEVTFNNALNEKEYDILGACSKEKLPTGKTSIFNRILLK is encoded by the coding sequence ATGAAAAAGAAAACAATTATTATATTACTTATTTTAATGATTATTTTATTTATTCCAGTAGTGGACAAAACGAGTCAATCAGAGCGTGTTATTATCGACAATACAAGCCGAGAAATCATACACCCAGATTGTTTCGATGAAAATGAACATTCTAATTGGATTGACGAAGTGACTTTTAATAACGCATTAAATGAAAAAGAATATGATATATTAGGTGCGTGTTCTAAAGAGAAGTTACCAACTGGAAAAACGTCGATATTTAACCGAATACTTTTAAAATAA
- a CDS encoding bifunctional 5,10-methylenetetrahydrofolate dehydrogenase/5,10-methenyltetrahydrofolate cyclohydrolase, with amino-acid sequence MAEILDGKKVAAHLSDEIKQAVKESHEHGITPTAAFVRVGDLEDSISYENAAVKRFQKLGIETKQFHFPEDISENEFLDKFKEINWDFSINGILLLQPLPKHISVTKTAQLMRSFKDIDGLTVMNLGKVLTNADDRLEPCTPAAVMEFFDYYNLDLKGKNVTVVGASAVVGKPLSLLMMNRDATVTTCNLYTDDLVAKCKDADVIVSAAGAINLIEKEHVKEGAVVIDVGINFTEEGKLVGDVNYDEVKDVAGFITPVPGGVGAITTTKLAEHLMKAVEQQKQAVLFIEDKY; translated from the coding sequence ATGGCAGAAATTTTAGATGGAAAAAAAGTTGCTGCACATTTATCTGATGAGATTAAACAAGCAGTAAAAGAGTCTCATGAACATGGGATCACACCTACAGCAGCATTTGTTCGTGTTGGTGACTTAGAAGATTCGATTTCATATGAAAATGCAGCAGTTAAAAGATTCCAAAAATTAGGTATTGAAACAAAGCAATTCCATTTTCCTGAAGATATTTCAGAAAATGAATTTTTAGACAAGTTTAAAGAAATAAACTGGGATTTTTCAATTAACGGAATTCTACTATTACAACCACTACCAAAACATATTAGTGTTACGAAAACAGCGCAACTCATGCGTTCATTTAAAGATATTGACGGATTAACAGTCATGAATTTAGGTAAAGTATTAACAAATGCAGATGATCGTTTAGAACCATGTACACCAGCAGCGGTAATGGAATTCTTTGACTATTACAATCTAGACTTAAAAGGTAAAAACGTCACAGTTGTTGGTGCAAGTGCCGTTGTTGGTAAACCATTATCACTACTCATGATGAACCGAGACGCAACAGTTACAACTTGTAACTTATACACAGACGACCTAGTCGCTAAATGTAAAGATGCAGATGTTATCGTGAGTGCGGCAGGAGCAATTAACTTAATTGAAAAAGAGCACGTTAAAGAAGGTGCAGTTGTCATTGACGTTGGAATTAACTTTACTGAAGAAGGTAAACTTGTTGGTGACGTAAACTACGATGAAGTTAAAGATGTTGCTGGGTTTATTACACCAGTTCCAGGTGGTGTTGGTGCGATTACAACGACAAAACTTGCTGAACATTTAATGAAAGCAGTCGAACAACAAAAACAAGCAGTCTTATTTATTGAAGATAAATACTAA
- the rpmG gene encoding 50S ribosomal protein L33, protein MRVQVILECTETGDRNYHTVKNKKNNPERIELKKYSPRLNKVTLHRETK, encoded by the coding sequence ATGCGCGTACAAGTTATTTTAGAATGTACTGAAACAGGTGACCGTAACTATCATACAGTTAAAAACAAGAAAAACAATCCTGAGCGTATCGAACTTAAAAAATACAGCCCAAGATTAAACAAAGTTACACTTCACCGTGAAACTAAATAA
- a CDS encoding metal ABC transporter solute-binding protein, Zn/Mn family, whose amino-acid sequence MKLRALLISLIAVIMLAGCSSDSNDSKTTSNEDNNSEKQELKVYTTVFPLYSMTKEIAGDTLEVESVYPKNVNMHNYEPSQKDILSYAKGDLFIYTNHELDPVAKKIDETIGNDVEVLEAFENKDEFIKDEHHHDHDHDGDHEHGEHEHDHEGEDHDHEGEDHDHEHGDHDHDHDHHHGEFDPHVWLDPELSIQMAENIINKLVELNPDEEETYEANYETLKADLEDVSKELDKATKDKSRDTVYISHESIGYLANKYDFEQVGINGLNDDEPSQKELTKMISDIKETKTPYILNEQNVSSRLTDMVAKETDVEFLPFHNLEALTDNDPEDATYQSLMRENIKSLEKALHD is encoded by the coding sequence TTGAAATTAAGAGCATTACTAATTTCATTAATTGCTGTAATTATGCTCGCTGGTTGTAGTAGTGATTCAAATGATAGCAAAACAACTAGTAACGAAGATAACAACAGCGAAAAACAAGAGCTTAAGGTGTATACAACTGTATTTCCACTTTACAGTATGACTAAAGAAATCGCAGGAGACACTCTAGAAGTAGAATCTGTTTATCCTAAAAACGTTAATATGCATAACTATGAACCATCTCAAAAAGATATTTTAAGCTATGCTAAAGGTGATTTATTTATATACACTAACCATGAGTTAGATCCTGTTGCTAAAAAAATTGATGAAACAATCGGTAACGATGTAGAAGTATTAGAAGCATTCGAAAATAAAGATGAATTCATTAAAGATGAACATCATCATGACCATGATCACGATGGGGATCATGAACATGGTGAACACGAGCATGATCATGAAGGTGAAGACCACGATCATGAAGGTGAAGACCACGATCATGAACATGGTGACCATGACCACGACCATGATCATCACCACGGTGAGTTTGACCCACACGTTTGGTTAGATCCTGAACTTTCTATTCAAATGGCAGAGAACATTATAAACAAACTTGTTGAACTAAATCCAGATGAAGAAGAAACATACGAAGCGAATTACGAAACTTTAAAAGCTGACTTAGAAGATGTATCTAAAGAGCTAGATAAAGCAACAAAAGACAAATCACGTGACACAGTATATATTTCACACGAATCAATTGGATACCTTGCTAATAAATATGACTTTGAACAAGTTGGTATTAATGGTTTAAACGATGATGAACCATCACAAAAAGAATTAACTAAAATGATTTCTGATATTAAAGAAACAAAAACACCATATATTCTAAACGAACAAAATGTATCATCTCGTCTTACAGATATGGTTGCAAAAGAAACAGACGTTGAATTCTTACCATTCCATAACTTAGAAGCATTAACTGACAACGACCCTGAAGATGCTACTTACCAAAGCCTTATGAGAGAAAATATCAAATCACTTGAAAAAGCATTACATGATTAA
- a CDS encoding (deoxy)nucleoside triphosphate pyrophosphohydrolase, translated as MKKEINVVAAVIVNDNDEILVAQRPPGKSLEYMWEFPGGKVEPYEDEKVALKREILEEMDTEIEVFDKITTTRHEYEFGIVILTTYYSKVVKGDLKLKEHIEKRWLKREELGNILLAPADIPAARMIQGG; from the coding sequence ATGAAGAAAGAAATTAATGTAGTCGCTGCAGTTATTGTAAATGATAACGACGAAATACTTGTTGCACAGCGTCCACCAGGGAAAAGCTTAGAATATATGTGGGAATTTCCAGGTGGAAAAGTAGAACCTTATGAAGATGAAAAAGTAGCGCTAAAACGAGAGATTTTAGAAGAAATGGATACTGAAATTGAAGTATTCGATAAAATTACAACAACGCGTCACGAATATGAATTTGGTATCGTCATATTAACGACCTATTATAGTAAAGTTGTAAAAGGTGACTTAAAATTAAAAGAACATATTGAAAAAAGATGGTTAAAACGAGAAGAATTAGGGAATATACTATTAGCACCAGCAGATATACCTGCTGCTCGAATGATTCAGGGGGGATAA
- a CDS encoding TIGR04104 family putative zinc finger protein, which translates to MGKKKEAGAICPYCGHKWTYKEKLLGYMIKPRSRTRCPKCKTYIEPSTKSITYEYIALVLLIIGIIFVVPNLPVLNSTRVYIVLILFGIYMFLFVPLSLRFEIINYNIKDKDHEERN; encoded by the coding sequence ATGGGAAAGAAAAAAGAAGCCGGTGCAATATGCCCGTATTGCGGTCATAAATGGACATACAAAGAAAAATTACTCGGTTATATGATTAAGCCAAGATCAAGAACACGTTGTCCTAAATGTAAAACATATATCGAACCTTCCACAAAATCGATTACGTATGAGTATATCGCACTAGTACTATTAATTATTGGAATTATATTTGTTGTACCAAACTTACCGGTATTAAATTCGACGAGAGTATATATTGTTTTAATATTATTTGGCATATATATGTTTTTATTTGTACCATTATCATTGCGATTTGAAATTATTAATTACAATATAAAGGATAAAGATCATGAAGAAAGAAATTAA
- a CDS encoding M23 family metallopeptidase: MITPENFSENFNNENFKEIYNQTFEQFKANISKEKFVELCTIFHREANDLSMKYNNTLKVNFHRYSYMNDKKTHFLIVAFTDKNDIVGIEFHLNHKYDTDNIWTKNEYYVPLEEAVVSAGGIGIFHNYHYQSDNQRYAYDFTNMIELYQHNGAPADLEAYFAYGGDVLAPLDGTVVEVKKDLLDNRIGTVNSEEPSGNYIIIEHDNHEYSLLAHLKRNSVKVKPGDKVKAKEVIAQVGNSGATTLPHLHFQIMSGKELNKDSIRIRFKNHETLTQGDRIEEL, translated from the coding sequence ATGATTACACCAGAAAATTTTAGCGAAAACTTTAATAATGAAAACTTTAAAGAAATTTACAATCAAACGTTCGAACAGTTTAAAGCAAATATTAGTAAAGAAAAATTCGTTGAGTTATGTACGATTTTTCATAGAGAAGCTAACGACTTAAGCATGAAATACAATAACACTTTAAAAGTTAACTTTCATAGATACAGTTACATGAACGACAAAAAAACGCATTTTTTAATCGTCGCATTTACTGATAAAAATGATATTGTAGGTATAGAGTTTCATTTAAATCATAAATACGATACAGATAATATTTGGACTAAAAATGAGTATTATGTTCCGTTAGAGGAAGCGGTTGTTTCAGCAGGTGGAATTGGAATTTTCCATAATTATCATTATCAAAGTGATAATCAGCGCTACGCGTATGATTTCACAAATATGATTGAGTTGTATCAACATAACGGTGCACCAGCAGATCTTGAAGCATATTTTGCGTATGGAGGTGATGTTTTAGCACCATTAGATGGTACAGTTGTCGAAGTAAAAAAAGATTTATTAGATAATCGTATAGGTACAGTAAATAGCGAGGAGCCATCTGGAAATTATATTATAATTGAGCACGATAATCACGAGTATAGCTTGCTCGCACATTTAAAACGTAATAGTGTAAAAGTAAAACCTGGAGATAAAGTAAAAGCAAAAGAAGTCATCGCACAAGTAGGAAATAGTGGTGCGACAACATTGCCGCACCTACACTTTCAAATAATGAGTGGAAAAGAGTTAAATAAAGATTCAATTAGAATTCGTTTTAAAAACCATGAAACTCTCACTCAAGGGGACCGAATTGAAGAACTTTAA
- a CDS encoding ABC transporter substrate-binding protein has translation MKKLITTGLLFFTLVGCSTYQEVESDETTRTITTEQAGHLQINKTIKRPILFRAADPLNAELLGVSPAGINSQLEHTDLVKEKLNGEFITPGDTDKVRNLNPDLIVTYAPDEYSSEYGEIAPTIEMRYITSAFSPYKKRIYLTHFYYLGVILNKEEEAKTIADDFLEKIPKLRRELNEQVTDKNAAVILEENNKYYLRPEFTSYGTEAVFDILGFKQPKYIKRILESDDSKVYVDEDYSSAELDYLFVATEDLDNKEKQGQLAKAFNIDDTKIIYIDMYNFRPNDLQSIEYQTKTIIDKLNNK, from the coding sequence ATGAAGAAGTTAATTACGACGGGCTTACTATTCTTTACTCTAGTAGGGTGTAGTACGTATCAAGAGGTTGAAAGTGACGAAACAACGCGTACTATTACAACAGAGCAAGCCGGGCATTTACAAATTAATAAGACAATCAAGAGACCTATACTCTTTAGAGCAGCAGATCCTTTAAATGCTGAACTTCTAGGTGTTTCACCAGCTGGCATTAACAGTCAGTTAGAACATACAGATTTAGTTAAAGAAAAATTAAATGGAGAATTTATTACTCCAGGTGACACCGATAAAGTTAGAAATCTTAACCCAGATTTAATAGTCACTTATGCTCCAGATGAGTATTCTAGTGAGTACGGTGAAATCGCACCAACTATTGAGATGAGATACATTACAAGTGCATTTAGTCCATATAAAAAGAGAATTTATTTAACACATTTTTATTATTTAGGTGTTATTTTAAATAAAGAAGAAGAAGCAAAAACAATTGCAGATGACTTCTTAGAAAAAATTCCAAAACTTCGTCGAGAGTTAAACGAACAAGTAACGGACAAAAATGCAGCAGTTATCTTAGAGGAGAACAACAAATATTATTTACGTCCAGAATTTACGAGTTACGGTACTGAAGCTGTGTTTGATATATTAGGCTTTAAACAACCGAAATATATTAAACGTATTTTAGAAAGTGATGATAGTAAGGTATATGTCGATGAAGATTACAGTAGTGCAGAGCTTGATTACTTATTTGTTGCGACTGAAGATTTAGATAACAAAGAGAAACAAGGACAACTTGCTAAAGCGTTTAATATTGATGACACCAAGATCATATATATTGATATGTATAATTTTAGACCGAATGATTTACAATCGATTGAATATCAAACGAAAACAATTATTGATAAGTTAAATAATAAATAA
- a CDS encoding VanZ family protein has product MSVLFEAFWPVIPTFFGFILILLLISIYINRKFGYRLNTYKKLRDFVLFVGMMMSVIGILLITLMPTNIEGHTLNVAPFQSMKELYYYGTDEAIINNIGMNIVLFIPLGFFIYLITEKDFLTSILGCLLSISIETLQYILPLGRTTNIDDVILNVVGTLIGILIAYFFKKVEIFIIGYISRDNS; this is encoded by the coding sequence ATGTCAGTTTTATTTGAGGCGTTTTGGCCGGTAATTCCAACCTTTTTTGGTTTTATTTTAATATTGTTATTAATATCAATATATATTAATAGAAAATTTGGATATCGATTAAATACATATAAAAAGCTGCGAGACTTTGTACTTTTTGTCGGTATGATGATGAGTGTAATTGGAATACTTTTAATTACGTTGATGCCAACGAATATAGAAGGCCATACGTTAAATGTAGCGCCGTTTCAGTCGATGAAAGAATTATATTATTACGGTACTGATGAGGCGATTATCAACAACATAGGTATGAATATCGTATTATTTATACCACTCGGATTTTTCATTTATTTAATTACTGAAAAAGATTTTTTAACAAGTATATTAGGATGTTTACTTTCAATAAGTATCGAAACGTTGCAATATATATTGCCCCTTGGACGTACGACGAATATTGACGATGTTATTTTAAATGTAGTTGGTACATTAATTGGAATACTTATTGCATACTTTTTTAAAAAAGTAGAAATATTTATAATTGGTTATATTAGTAGGGATAATTCATGA
- a CDS encoding ABC transporter ATP-binding protein has translation MRRLNQIKRLYEFTIGQRSLLIFGALLSLIAVGLNLFGPFILKIILDNYLVKDNIVVKGIVIMLLVYLLVEITNGLVAYYSKIITLKAGSKVIQNIRLKVFRHIQKLPVRYFDNLPAGKVVARITNDTETILTVFTQVLSQLITSGFTIIGVVIASFIVNVYAGLLMLLILPVLFLWLYLYRKASNKYNMIKREKNSEMNASINESISGMSVIQAFNNEDKVFNEFLKLNEDYYESSVRLSRLNALTNTNLIESLKSVVLMFLIFVFSYMFLFQNTTWSIGSMYLMIDYAGKIMMPLYGIIGVFDVIEQARVATNKVYELLDEEEEKEDTGELKIFNGNIEFKDVNFSYVKGHPVLNDINFKVNQNETLALVGHTGSGKSSIINLLMRFYDPDSGEILFDGVDTKTINKQSMRKHTAIVLQDPYIYNGTLLYNIRLGNESITEKEAKDALISVGGEMILERFENGIHEELIESGSTLSLGERQLISFARALAFKPTLLILDEATSNVDSETEQLVQKAMKIVSSNRTTVIIAHRLSTIQHADQILLLDKGNIVESGNHQALIAKDGKYKEMYYKQVMKK, from the coding sequence GTGAGACGGTTGAACCAAATTAAACGTCTATATGAATTTACAATCGGTCAGCGATCTCTCCTTATATTTGGTGCGCTTCTTAGTTTAATTGCGGTTGGACTTAATTTATTCGGTCCGTTTATATTAAAAATTATTTTAGATAACTATTTAGTGAAAGATAATATCGTTGTTAAAGGTATTGTCATTATGCTTTTAGTGTATTTACTCGTTGAAATCACAAATGGTCTAGTTGCCTATTATTCTAAAATAATTACATTAAAAGCCGGAAGTAAAGTCATTCAAAATATCCGCCTAAAAGTATTTAGACACATACAAAAACTTCCAGTGAGATATTTTGATAACTTACCAGCAGGTAAAGTCGTTGCGCGAATTACTAATGATACTGAAACGATTTTAACAGTATTTACTCAAGTGCTATCACAGCTCATCACAAGTGGATTTACGATTATTGGAGTTGTTATTGCATCGTTTATTGTTAACGTATATGCAGGATTACTCATGCTACTCATCTTACCGGTATTATTTTTATGGCTATACTTATATCGTAAAGCATCTAACAAATACAATATGATAAAACGTGAGAAAAATAGTGAAATGAACGCATCGATTAATGAATCAATCAGTGGAATGAGTGTTATTCAAGCGTTTAACAACGAAGACAAAGTGTTTAACGAATTTTTAAAACTGAATGAAGATTACTATGAAAGTTCTGTTCGCTTATCACGATTAAATGCATTAACAAACACGAACTTAATTGAATCGTTAAAGAGCGTCGTACTTATGTTTTTAATATTTGTGTTTAGTTATATGTTTTTATTCCAAAATACAACGTGGTCCATCGGTTCTATGTACTTAATGATTGACTATGCAGGAAAGATTATGATGCCATTATACGGAATTATTGGTGTGTTTGATGTTATCGAACAAGCACGAGTTGCGACAAATAAAGTATATGAATTACTCGACGAAGAAGAAGAAAAAGAAGACACTGGTGAGCTGAAAATATTTAATGGTAATATCGAGTTTAAAGATGTTAACTTTTCTTATGTTAAAGGACACCCTGTATTAAACGACATTAATTTTAAAGTTAACCAAAACGAAACGCTTGCACTTGTTGGTCATACGGGGTCTGGTAAAAGTTCGATTATTAACTTACTAATGAGATTTTATGACCCAGATAGTGGAGAAATATTATTTGACGGTGTCGACACGAAAACGATTAATAAGCAGTCGATGAGAAAGCATACGGCAATCGTTTTGCAAGATCCGTATATTTATAACGGAACGCTGTTATATAATATTCGTCTTGGTAATGAAAGTATCACTGAAAAAGAAGCAAAAGATGCGCTGATTTCTGTTGGGGGAGAAATGATTTTAGAACGATTTGAAAACGGAATTCATGAGGAGCTAATAGAAAGTGGTTCGACCTTATCTCTTGGAGAGCGTCAACTGATTTCATTTGCTCGTGCACTTGCATTTAAACCGACATTACTAATTCTCGATGAGGCAACATCTAACGTGGATAGTGAAACAGAACAACTCGTGCAAAAAGCAATGAAAATTGTATCTTCAAACCGTACGACAGTGATTATTGCCCACCGATTATCGACAATACAACATGCAGATCAGATATTATTGCTAGATAAAGGAAACATCGTTGAATCAGGAAATCATCAAGCGCTAATTGCTAAAGATGGTAAATATAAAGAAATGTACTATAAACAAGTAATGAAAAAGTAA